The Palaemon carinicauda isolate YSFRI2023 chromosome 33, ASM3689809v2, whole genome shotgun sequence genome contains a region encoding:
- the LOC137626187 gene encoding uncharacterized protein encodes MKLKDTEEKCDKNSLIKIKERDVKLKEKDKTSDEEPSMTMEERDVKLEEKQEKSNEEPTMTTAKCEVKLEEKRKATKSNQWQWQNVRTKWKTIREKREKQRRTINDSCRTSSRTRREEKSNEVPSMTLAECDAKLEETEKKND; translated from the exons AtgaaactaaaagacacagaggagaAATGTGACAAAAActcattaataaaaattaaagaacGTGATgtaaaactaaaagagaaagacaagACAAGCGACGAAGAGCCATCAATGACAATGGAAGAACGTGATGTAAAACtagaagagaaacaagagaaaagCAACGAAGAACCAACAATGACAACTGCAAAATGTGAAGTAAAACTAGAAGAGAAGAGAAAAGCAACGAAGAGCAATCAATGGCAATGGCAGAACGTGAG GACGAAATggaaaactataagagaaaaaagagaaaagcaAAGAAGAACCATCAATGACAGTTGTAGAACATCAAGTAGAACTAGAAGAGAAGAGAAAAGCAACGAAGTGCCATCAATGACACTGGCAGAATGTGATGCAAAGCTAGAAGAGACAGAAAAGAAAAACGACTAA